One Salmo trutta chromosome 26, fSalTru1.1, whole genome shotgun sequence DNA window includes the following coding sequences:
- the LOC115163060 gene encoding CAP-Gly domain-containing linker protein 3 isoform X2 has translation MTKEQTAEVEEEAQPASEYQSPVHEPRKRPMVHPSAQAPLPKDYVFTFFDPNDPACLEILLDPRTTIPELFAIIRQWVPQVQHKIDLIGNEILKRGCHVNDRDGLTDMTLLHYSCKAGAHGVGDPAAALRLSNQLISLGADVSLRSRWTNMNAVHYAAYFDVPELIRILLKASKPRVLNSTCSDFHHGTALHIAASNLCLGSVQCLLEHGANPTVRNDKGQGPAEVVPDPMDMTLDKAEAAMVAKELKQLLLDSVPLSCNLPRATLLNYDNIPGNLMLTSIGLKLGDRVVLDDMKTGTLRFCGTTEFASGQWVGVELDEPEGKNDGSVGGVRYFICPPKLGIFAPVSKIAKAVEKAPSSVTSTPKTPRMDFSRVTGKNKKEKKEIMEREKALRKKSMSVASLDPDGVKVELGDQVLVAGVKQGIIRYYGKTDFAPGYWFGVELENPTGKHDGSVFGVRYFNCMPKYGVFAPPSRVQRICGPKDGQSGDGTMVKKVHQVSMNQPKRKFNAVRSPKDITSENSISRLLFCCWFPWMLRAEMQS, from the exons ATGACTAAAGAGCAGACTGccgaggtggaggaggaggcccAACCTGCCTCTGAGTACCAGAGCCCAGTTCACGAGCCCCGGAAGAGGCCCATGGTCCACCCATCTGCACAGGCCCCCCTCCCCAAAGACTATG TCTTCACATTCTTTGACCCAAATGATCCTGCGTGTCTGGAGATCCTGCTGGATCCGCGCACCACCATCCCAGAGCTTTTCGCCATCATCCGTCAGTGGGTCCCACAGGTCCAGCACAAGATCGACCTCATCGGAAACGAG ATCTTGAAGCGTGGTTGCCATGTCAATGACCGTGATGGACTGACAGACATGACCTTGCTCCACTACAGTTGCAAAGCCGGGGCCCATGGAGTTG GTGACCCTGCCGCTGCCCTCAGGCTGTCCAATCAGCTAATTTCCCTGGGGGCAGATGTCAGTCTCCGCAGCCGCTGGACCAACATGAACGCTGTGCACTATGCTGCATACTTCGATGTGCCAGAGCTGATTCGCATTCTCCTCAAGGCCTCCAAACCTAGAG TACTGAATTCCACCTGCAGTGACTTCCACCATGGCACAGCCCTGCACATCGCTGCCTCCAACCTGTGTCTGGGATCTGTCCAGTGTCTGCTAGAGCATGGAGCCAACCCCACTGTCAGG aatGATAAAGGCCAGGGGCCAGCTGAGGTGGTCCCTGACCCCATGGACATGACTCTGGACAAAGCGGAGGCGGCCATGGTGGCCAAGGAGCTGAAGCAGCTGCTGCTGGACTCTGTGCCACTCAGCTGCAACCTGCCCCGTGCCACTCTGCTCAACTACGACAACATCCCTGGCAACCTCATGCTCACCTCCATCGGCCTGAAACTGGGCGACCGTGTGGTGCTGGACGAtatgaag ACGGGCACCCTGCGCTTCTGTGGGACCACGGAGTTCGCCAGTGGCCAGTGGGTGGGGGTGGAGCTGGACGAGCCAGAGGGCAAGAACGATGGAAGTGTGGGAGGGGTGCGTTACTTCATCTGCCCCCCCAAACTGG GTATCTTTGCTCCAGTGTCAAAAATCGCTAAAGCTGTTGAGAAGGCCCCCTCCTCTGTCACCTCCACACCCAAGACACCCCGCATGGACTTCTCCCGCGTCACAGGAAAGAACAAGAAAGAAAAGAAGGaaataatggagagagagaaag CTCTGAGGAAGAAGTCTATGTCCGTGGCCAGTCTAGACCCAGATGGGGTGAAGGTGGAACTTGGAGACCAGGTGCTGGTTGCTGGTGTGAAGCAGGGAATCATACGCTATTACGGAAAGACAGACTTTGCCCCAG gttacTGGTTTGGTGTGGAGCTGGAGAATCCCACAGGAAAGCATGACGGGTCTGTTTTTGGTGTCCGCTACTTCAACTGCATGCCCAAGTACGGCGTCTTTGCACCCCCATCACGCGTACAGAG AATCTGCGGACCAAAGGACGGTCAGAGCGGCGATGGCACGATGGTGAAGAAAGTCCACCAGGTGTCTA TGAACCAGCCAAAGCGTAAATTCAACGCGGTGAGGTCACCCAAGGACATCACTTCTGAGAATTC
- the LOC115163060 gene encoding CAP-Gly domain-containing linker protein 3 isoform X1, producing the protein MTKEQTAEVEEEAQPASEYQSPVHEPRKRPMVHPSAQAPLPKDYVFTFFDPNDPACLEILLDPRTTIPELFAIIRQWVPQVQHKIDLIGNEILKRGCHVNDRDGLTDMTLLHYSCKAGAHGVGDPAAALRLSNQLISLGADVSLRSRWTNMNAVHYAAYFDVPELIRILLKASKPRVLNSTCSDFHHGTALHIAASNLCLGSVQCLLEHGANPTVRNDKGQGPAEVVPDPMDMTLDKAEAAMVAKELKQLLLDSVPLSCNLPRATLLNYDNIPGNLMLTSIGLKLGDRVVLDDMKLPKKSSSDEIDISALHHLKQTGTLRFCGTTEFASGQWVGVELDEPEGKNDGSVGGVRYFICPPKLGIFAPVSKIAKAVEKAPSSVTSTPKTPRMDFSRVTGKNKKEKKEIMEREKALRKKSMSVASLDPDGVKVELGDQVLVAGVKQGIIRYYGKTDFAPGYWFGVELENPTGKHDGSVFGVRYFNCMPKYGVFAPPSRVQRICGPKDGQSGDGTMVKKVHQVSMNQPKRKFNAVRSPKDITSENSISRLLFCCWFPWMLRAEMQS; encoded by the exons ATGACTAAAGAGCAGACTGccgaggtggaggaggaggcccAACCTGCCTCTGAGTACCAGAGCCCAGTTCACGAGCCCCGGAAGAGGCCCATGGTCCACCCATCTGCACAGGCCCCCCTCCCCAAAGACTATG TCTTCACATTCTTTGACCCAAATGATCCTGCGTGTCTGGAGATCCTGCTGGATCCGCGCACCACCATCCCAGAGCTTTTCGCCATCATCCGTCAGTGGGTCCCACAGGTCCAGCACAAGATCGACCTCATCGGAAACGAG ATCTTGAAGCGTGGTTGCCATGTCAATGACCGTGATGGACTGACAGACATGACCTTGCTCCACTACAGTTGCAAAGCCGGGGCCCATGGAGTTG GTGACCCTGCCGCTGCCCTCAGGCTGTCCAATCAGCTAATTTCCCTGGGGGCAGATGTCAGTCTCCGCAGCCGCTGGACCAACATGAACGCTGTGCACTATGCTGCATACTTCGATGTGCCAGAGCTGATTCGCATTCTCCTCAAGGCCTCCAAACCTAGAG TACTGAATTCCACCTGCAGTGACTTCCACCATGGCACAGCCCTGCACATCGCTGCCTCCAACCTGTGTCTGGGATCTGTCCAGTGTCTGCTAGAGCATGGAGCCAACCCCACTGTCAGG aatGATAAAGGCCAGGGGCCAGCTGAGGTGGTCCCTGACCCCATGGACATGACTCTGGACAAAGCGGAGGCGGCCATGGTGGCCAAGGAGCTGAAGCAGCTGCTGCTGGACTCTGTGCCACTCAGCTGCAACCTGCCCCGTGCCACTCTGCTCAACTACGACAACATCCCTGGCAACCTCATGCTCACCTCCATCGGCCTGAAACTGGGCGACCGTGTGGTGCTGGACGAtatgaag CTCCCCAAAAAATCGAGCAGTGATGAAATTGACATCTCAGCTCTGCATCACCTGAAGCAG ACGGGCACCCTGCGCTTCTGTGGGACCACGGAGTTCGCCAGTGGCCAGTGGGTGGGGGTGGAGCTGGACGAGCCAGAGGGCAAGAACGATGGAAGTGTGGGAGGGGTGCGTTACTTCATCTGCCCCCCCAAACTGG GTATCTTTGCTCCAGTGTCAAAAATCGCTAAAGCTGTTGAGAAGGCCCCCTCCTCTGTCACCTCCACACCCAAGACACCCCGCATGGACTTCTCCCGCGTCACAGGAAAGAACAAGAAAGAAAAGAAGGaaataatggagagagagaaag CTCTGAGGAAGAAGTCTATGTCCGTGGCCAGTCTAGACCCAGATGGGGTGAAGGTGGAACTTGGAGACCAGGTGCTGGTTGCTGGTGTGAAGCAGGGAATCATACGCTATTACGGAAAGACAGACTTTGCCCCAG gttacTGGTTTGGTGTGGAGCTGGAGAATCCCACAGGAAAGCATGACGGGTCTGTTTTTGGTGTCCGCTACTTCAACTGCATGCCCAAGTACGGCGTCTTTGCACCCCCATCACGCGTACAGAG AATCTGCGGACCAAAGGACGGTCAGAGCGGCGATGGCACGATGGTGAAGAAAGTCCACCAGGTGTCTA TGAACCAGCCAAAGCGTAAATTCAACGCGGTGAGGTCACCCAAGGACATCACTTCTGAGAATTC